CAATAAAGAATTGCGGGCGTTTCGTCTTTCCGATGTCATGATAATAGCATCCGACCCTGGCCAGAAGCCCGTTAGCTCCTATTGCTTCACAAGCCGCCTCTGATAAGTTGGCAACCATGACACTGTGATGGTAAGTACCCGGAGCTTCTGTGAGAATTTTTCTTAAGAGCGGGTGGTTCGGATTGGAAAGCTCGATCAGCCTTAATGTTGACAGAATGCCAAACCCTGCTTCGAAGAATGGGAGCAAACCGATTGTCAATACAGCCGAAACGATTCCGGAAACAAATGCAGCAGTAAAATAAAAACCGTATTCCAGACCAGAATACTGGCTGTTCCTTAAAAACAAAATCGAAAGAATCACAACCAGATTAACCACCGATACAAACATTCCTGCCTGAAGGATTTTTGAACGACGATTCTGTTTCTGCAGAAATAAAATTGCCGTCAGGCCGCTGATTAAAATATAGATTCCGATGGTAACATTCAGCGTTCCAGTTATCCCCTCATTAAAGATGATTGACCCTGTTACAGCCAGGATTGCCATTTGAAACAAAGCCAGTCTTTCATTAATCAGCATCTTGATCAGCATTGCTCCCATTGCCGCTGGAAAAAGATAGCCAATCTCCGAGTACTCGAATTCATCAAATAGACTGACAAGCTTCATCAACAGAATGGAAGTAATGAATATGATACTGAAAATCAAAAGATTCTTCTGCTTTTTATCCACGTTTTCCATTTCGTTAAAAATAACAAACAAGGAAAAAAGAATCAAAGCTACAAGCATAGCCAGCCCTATAAAAGGCTTATAGGAGTTTTCACTTTCTAACAGACCTACAAGCTGGAGCTTTTTATAGACATCCCTGCTGATGAGCTGGCCTTCATCGACAAGTATTTGACCTTCGAGGATCCTGACAGGTTCCACACTGTCCATAGCCTGCTGGCGCTGATCTTCAGTTGCTTCTGGATCGTAGAACTCATTCTGGACGACTGCATAGCGGCCAAGCTCAATCACAGCTTTCTTTAAACTGCTGCTTAAACTGGTATACTTCAATTCTTCCTCTACATTTAACTTCGCATTCTCCACCTCATCTGCGGGAACACTGTGCTTCATCGTATTATTAATTGCCGTAACCGTAAGGTCCTTGGCAACCAGCAATTCTTCCTTCGGTGCTTGAAGCAAAGCAATGAACACTTCGTCTGATAAACTTTTTGTTTCACTCTCAGTCAACTTAGTTTTTAACATAGCCAGCTTTTCTTCTTTTGAAGGACCTTCAGGAATAGGAGCATCTTCCACACCTGCTTCTTCAGCTGTTTTCTTCTTCTGGTTGATCTCTTCCTGCACTTCATTATTGACTTCTGAAACTGAGCCGAAAATGGAAGTGATTAAATCCACCCTGTTCTGAGCATATTCACTCTTGACTCTGTAAACATCATTAACCTGCTCGACAGCATCCCTGCGGTTCGCTTCCGTACTTTCCTTATCCTCGATGGTAATAGGCGACCTGATGGTTTTCTCCGCCACAGAGAATAACTCCAAATTAAGCTTTTCAGGTTTTACATTGCTGTACATCGCTGAATACATCACAACACCAATCAGCAAAAATAACAAAACCCTAAAAATCTTTATATTCAACAAATTCAATATGGCAGTTAACTGGACCTGCAGCTTTTCCATATACAGCCCTCCTATAAGAAAAGCGTAAGCGCCTTGACAGTCCCGACAAGCGCTGGAGGGCCGACCGGTGAAGTCGTTCTTTGACTTCATCGGGCGGACCGAAATCGAAATGTGTAGCCGACTGCCCAGAAACGCAGAAACTGGAGACTCCGACAAAGAAGCGTTTTTTGCTTCTGCCGGCGGAGTTGAAGTTTCGGAGTTTCTAGGAGGCGAAACTAGACAAGCGACTCAAGGGACTAGGCGCTGAAGCTAGACATTAATCTTAGTTCATAAAGTTCATACATGTATAAAGCGAAAAGCGTAAGCGCCTTGGGTAACCCCACAAGCGAAGACATACCTTGACCTTACCTTAACACTTCTCAATTGAAATATAGACTTTCTCAAAAAAAACTTGGAACAAGTTTGAGAATAACTGGGAAATAGACTAACTTTATGTTCCATCATATCAGTTTTCCCTGGAATTTTCACCACTATTTGAGATTACGTCTGTCAATATCAGTTCTAAAAGCGTTTTATCCTCAATAATAGCAAAAATCCGCCCTCGTTTTATCAAG
This portion of the Mesobacillus sp. S13 genome encodes:
- a CDS encoding HD family phosphohydrolase, whose product is MEKLQVQLTAILNLLNIKIFRVLLFLLIGVVMYSAMYSNVKPEKLNLELFSVAEKTIRSPITIEDKESTEANRRDAVEQVNDVYRVKSEYAQNRVDLITSIFGSVSEVNNEVQEEINQKKKTAEEAGVEDAPIPEGPSKEEKLAMLKTKLTESETKSLSDEVFIALLQAPKEELLVAKDLTVTAINNTMKHSVPADEVENAKLNVEEELKYTSLSSSLKKAVIELGRYAVVQNEFYDPEATEDQRQQAMDSVEPVRILEGQILVDEGQLISRDVYKKLQLVGLLESENSYKPFIGLAMLVALILFSLFVIFNEMENVDKKQKNLLIFSIIFITSILLMKLVSLFDEFEYSEIGYLFPAAMGAMLIKMLINERLALFQMAILAVTGSIIFNEGITGTLNVTIGIYILISGLTAILFLQKQNRRSKILQAGMFVSVVNLVVILSILFLRNSQYSGLEYGFYFTAAFVSGIVSAVLTIGLLPFFEAGFGILSTLRLIELSNPNHPLLRKILTEAPGTYHHSVMVANLSEAACEAIGANGLLARVGCYYHDIGKTKRPQFFIENQINMDNPHDKLPALTSKNIIIAHATDGAEMLRKHRMPKEIIDIAEQHHGTTLLKYFYHKAKQGGHEVKEEDFRYPGPKPQTKESAVIGIADSVEAAVRSMAHPTHEQIETLVHNIIGDRLQDGQLGECDITLKELDTVADTLCETLKGIFHSRIEYPEMNKQKVKQA